Within Paenibacillus sabinae T27, the genomic segment AGCCAAGTCGTAAAAGACAACAGCCTTGGTAGTCCTGACTCGCTTTAGGAGCTTTTTACAGAAGATTTCCAAAATCATTCAAGTGCTGCCTCTGGAAGGGCCCGAAAGGGTCCTTCTTTGTTATGGAACGTCGGCGTAATAGCTATGCCCCAACTGTCCGGCAAAAACCACAGCCTGTTATGGTGCGCAAAAAATCCTCCGCCCATTGGACGAAGGATTGTCGTTAGCTGTTATTAAGGTAATGGCGGAGAAGGTGGGATTCGAACCCACGCACGCTTTGACACGCCTAGCTGATTTCGAGTCAGCCCCCTTGGGCCTCTTGGGTACCTCTCCACTGCACATTAAATACACTTCCATTATCATAACATAAATGAATCCCTTCCGGCAAGCCTGCTGTTGAAAAAGCATCCCACCAGCCTTCGGCGGCTTCATGATTCCTATCTTCAGTCTATATCGTCCCGTTCCACCCTCCGGATGGATTGGTACGCGATTGCTATTCCCAGCAGTCCGAGAGATACCGATACGAACGAATAATTTCCCAGCCGGAAGCCGCCGAAGTCGGAAGAGATGATCGCTGAAACAAGTACTCCGCTCACGATCGTTGCCGGGACCGATTTTTTGCGCATGCCTACAAATAAAGGGATCAAGGCATACCCGCCGCATATACGGCGCTGGTTGCAGTATGGAGCACCATCGAGATCAGCAGGCTTCCGGTAATTTCGCCGGGAATTGCGTTGACGAAGCGGTTTATACCGACCAGGATGGCACCCAGTGCGGCGACCGATACAATAATATTAATCAGAGTGAACAGGAACACGATCATTAATTTCGCATACATCAGATTCATTCGCGAAATGGGATACGTAAACAGCAGCTTAATGGTGTGATTCTTATATTCGTCAATCACCAACCGGCCAAGCAGGACGGAAGCATAGACGATGAATGAAGACCTTACAAAGAGATTTAACGCCTCAAACACTTCGGGATAGGTTATAAATTCAGTCTGGTCAAAGAACACAAGCAAAATCATGAAAGCCAAAATGGCCAGGTTGGTGATGAGCACGCCTTTCAGCATCCCGGTCAGCTTGTACTTGCGCATTTCCAGCGAAATCAGCTTAAGCAATGCCCCTCCCCCCAATCAAGCTCATGAAATGATCTTCCAGCGTCGTTTTGCTCTTACTAATACTCTCTACCTCTACGTTCTCCAGGATCAGCGCCTTATTCAGTTCATGCTGCGAAACGCCCTCATCATATATCCGGATGGTACAGAAATCCATCAGTTTGAAATTGGTCAGGCGCAGTTTCTCTTCCAGCACATAAACCGCCTGGCGGACTGAGCTTGTCACAAGCTCAATGTATTCCGCATTCTGTCTGCGGATAGTTTCCATTGCGACCTCTTCCAGCAGGATACCTTCACGAATGACGCCGATCGTATCGGCGATCTGTTCAATTTCCCCGAGGATATGACTGGAAATGAGCAGTGTCATTCCGTACTCGCGGCTGAGCATTTGAAACAATTCGCGAAGTTCCTTAATGCCAACGGGGTCCAATCCGTTAATCGGCTCATCCAGAATCAGCAGTTCGGGTTTGGTCATCACGGCTCTGGCAATTCCCAGACGCTGCTTCATGCCGAGAGAGAACTCTTTTACCGGCTTCTTGTCGACCCCAGTGAGCTTCACCAGATCCATCACATCGTTAATCGCCTGCCTGTTGTAGAAACCCATATATTCTCCGTGCAGCAGCAGATTTTCCCGTGCGGTCAGCTTTTCGTAGAATACCGGGTATTCAATAATGCTGCCCATTCGTTTCAGCATCTCGTAAGAGTGGCTGGTCATTTTTTCACCGTAGAACTCAATTTCGCCTTCCGTCGGCTTCACCAGATTCGTAATCATCTTCATCACAGTAGTTTTGCCCGCACCGTTCGGTCCCAGAAAACCGTAGATTTCACCTTGCTTAATGTTCATGTTTACGCTGCTTACGCTCTTGTTTCCTTTGTACACTTTGGTTAAGTTTCGTGTCCGCAGAATGGTCGACATTCCCGCTGCCTCCTTATCATCAGTTCCTGGTATTTATTGTACTGGGGGGAATATTCTTTTTTATTAACGGATTCTTACAAAAATCTTAATACGAAGGCATGCGAGCGACATTTCCGGACATCCATCCGCCGGTTTCAAAAGTTTAATCTGGGAAAAGCCGCCGTAAAAGCTGTTCTTACAAAAGGCTGGCTAATCAGCGTAATCTTGCCGTTCATCTGCTCCGTCAACCGTTTCGTGATCGTCAGCCCAAGGCCGCTTCCCTGGTACACCCGGTTTCTTGAATCCTCAAGCGTGTACAGACGCTCGAACACTTTATCCTGATGATCCGCGGAGATTCCCTTCCCCTGGTCCCAGACTTCAATGTACACGGTGTTCTTATCGCTATACAGCTTTAACCCCAGTACCCCACCGTCAGCCCCGTATGTGATCGCATTGGACAGCAGATTGGACAAAATCCGGTCCAGGGCCTCCTCATTTCCCCTTATGTAACAGGGCTCATCGGGGATTTCGATGACTACTTCCGTTCCCTTGACGCTCAACGTATCATAGAAGGCCAAAATATTTCTCCGGCACACCTCCCCGGCCTCCACCCGTGACAGCGGAAGCTCCCGGTCTCCGGACTCCAGCTTGGCCAAATCAAAAAAGGTGTTCATCAGCGTGATCACCTCTTCAGCCTTCCGGTATATCGTCTTCAAAAGCCGCTCCCGTTCTTCCGCATTCATATCGCGGTCCTGAAGCAGCGTTTCGATGTACCCGAGAACGACGGTCAGCGGGGTCTTTAGATCGTGCGAAACATTCGCCAGCATCTGGCGCATGGATTTCTCCAGCTTATTTCTCCGGGCGATGCCCTCATGGTTGGTATCCAGCAGCCGGTTCATATCGGTAAGCAGCATCCTCAACTCGGGAGAGCTGCTGAATAACAGAAGCCGTTCCCGGGAATTCCGTGAAAGGATGTCGTTTAGCTTCTCATGAATATATTTTAGCTGGCGAGAATCACGGCGAAACCTCCGGTTCTGCATGGCAAGACCCAATAGAAGCAGACCGATCACAGCTCCCAGCACGGCGGTCATTGTACGGATTCTCCAAGCTTATACCCGATCCCCCAAAGTGTTTTGATAAACTCGGGATGGGAGGGGTCGTCTTCAATCTTTTCCCGCAGTCTTCTCATATGTACGTTAATGACATTTTCATCACCATAATATTCTTCTTCCCATACCATTCCGTAAACCTGCGCTTTGGTGAACACCCGGCCCGGATGGGTCATAAACAGCTTCAGGATATGAAATTCCTTGGCCGTCAGCTTCACCTCTTCCCCATTCTTCAGCACCGAAAAGTTATCTAAATCAACAGTCATCCCGCCCAGAGTTACGCTTGCTTTCTGATCAATAGTTTCCCCGGACGGGCTGCGGCCCGTGGCATACTCGGCCCGGCGGATGGCCGCCTTCACCCGCGCGGCAAGCTCGATCATGGAGAACGGCTTGCTAATATAATCATCCGCTCCAAAGCCGAGTCCAAGAGCCTTGTCGACATCCGTATCCTTCGCGGACACAATCAGCACAGGCACCAGACTGGATTTGCGAATGCTCTGAAGAATGTCCATGCCGCTGCGTTGCGGAAGCATCTGGTCAAGCAGTACAAGGTCAAATGGTCCTTTATGGCGAAAAGCCTGTTCCGCCGCCTCCCCATCAAAGGCGCTTTCCACTTGGTAGCCCTCTTTCACCAAATACGAGCGAACCATCTCGCTGATGGCTTCATCGTCTTCAACCAACAATACTCGATGCTGCAACTGCATTCCCTCCCATAATACATTGTCCCGGCCCCTCATCCGGTGTCAGGCACGTTCCTTTCCCTATTTTCAAGCTACCAAAATTACTCAGATAAGGAAACTCCAAAATTCACAAATAATCAAGACAAAAAAACCTCCTGCCTATTCAGGCAGAAGGTTCGTTTCATTCGTTATTGTTATGTGCTTTGGTGGCGGAGAGGGTGGGATTCGAACCCACGCACGCTTTGACACGCCTAGCTGATTTCGAGTCAGCCCCCTTGGGCCTCTTGGGTACCTCTCCGCAGCAAAATTTATTGTATCATGCTAGCAGGAGAATGGCAAGTTCAATTATTTTCCACTGTGTTGTCCGCGGAACGAATCACCTTTTTTAAATTTTTCTCGAATTTTGCCCGGGGAATCAGTACACTATGCTGGCAGCCCGTACACTTGATTCGAATATCCATCCCCATGCGGATGATTTCCATTTCATTCGTTCCGCATGGATGGGGCTTTTTCATCTGCACGATATCTCCCAGCTGAAAGCTTTTACGTTCCATCTGGTTCCTCCCCCTCTTCTTTAACCTTTCCCGCCGCCTGCTCCCGGATGCCCGTTGCCGCCGTCCGGCGTGCTTCCTGCTGTTCCGGCTTTCGCAAAGGCGCTTCCTTGTCCGCTAACGCTTCTGCCTCAGCTTCTGCCTCAGCTTGTGCCTCCGCTTTCGCCTGTGCTTTGGCTTCAGCCTCAGCTTTTTCTTTTGCAGCCCGTTCGGCTTCCCTTAGTTCCAGCTGCTCCAGCGCTTTTTTAATGTCGCTCTGAATTTGGCGCTGGGCAGCCTCCCTCTTATTAGGCAGCGTATGGGCTGTTACCCGGACGACATACTCGGAGGTGGTCATCGATTGAATCCCCAGCACATTCGGAAAAGCTACGACATTCTGATTGCGTTCCTCGATCCCCTGAAGCGCCTGACGGATAAGGCGCAGCGTTTCTTCCAGGCTTCGCTCAATTTTTACCGGAACATCGACTATCGCCAAAGCGTTAGCCATCGAGAAATTCGTCACATTTGCTATGGTCCCGTTTGGAATGATGTATATTTCACCGCTGCTGCCAAGGATCTTGGTCGTTCGCAGCCCGATGACTTCCACAGTACCCTTGAATCCGCCGGTCGATATGACATCGCCTACCGCAAATTGATCCTCTAGAATAATGAAAAAGCCGGTAATTACATCTTTAACCAAACTTTGCGCCCCAAAACCGATAGCGAGACCGAGCACACTCGCACTTGCCAGCAGCGGACCCAGTTCAAAATGAAACTCTGATAAAATAATCAGAATCATAATAAAATTGCAAACAATAGTTACTGTGTTCTTTAGCAATTCGCCAACGGTTGAGAGGCGACGCGTGTTCGCGAGCAGCCCCCTACTCGTCTTTCGTTCCAATGACCGGTCTATGATCCGGTACACCACCCGTATGATAATGCGCGTCAAGATAAATATAAAAATAATGCGCAGTCCCGAAAATAAAACATTGGCCCACATATCGGCATCCGTTAACCAGTTCCATACTTTATCTTTAAATTGAACCGCTTGATCTACCGCTTGATCCATAGTCTCTATCGGGGTGTCGCCATTCAGCAGCCATCCCGCCCGATGACTCATAGTCTCATCCTCCTCATGTCGCAATCAATTGATAAGAGCCGGTTTGTTCATCTTTGCCGTAAATGCCGCGAATTTCGATATTTTGCTCATCAATGATCTTGTCCACCTCTTCCAGCGCACTGCGAAAAAACTGAATCGACATGGCGCAGCCTGCTGTAATCTCTTTTGGCGTTGGGCATATATCAATTTCGATTTCGGCATATTCCAGCAGCATCTCGGCGCGAAGCGCCTGCTGCGTCGAGTCAAACGCGATCAGCAGCTCCTCGTTCATAGGTCACTCTCCTCTTAGGCTTCAGGTCTTATCTCTTCTTCCTGAAGTATAAAACGGTCTCTCTATCCATATACTAATTAATATCAAATAGAAACGTCGGGGAAAGGAAGATTATATGTATTATTCCTCTAAACCAGTGCCTTTGCAAGAGATGTCTTGTTTAAAAATATCACATGCGGACCCTGAAATCTATTCTGCGATCATCCATCGTCTCTTATTCCACTTTTCCCGCGTTCGTCCAGGATCTCAGATTGTGGTTGTCTGTATTGGCACTGACCGTTCGACCGGCGATGCTCTAGGACCGCTTGTAGGCACCGCCCTGTCGCGCTATCACAGCCCGCTGTTCACCTTGTACGGGACACTCGACAACCCGGTACATGCGGTCAATCTGGAGGAGACACTCGGCCTTATCCGGGAACAGCATCAGGAGCCCTATGTCATCGGCATAGATGCCTGTCTCGGGCATTCAACAAGCGTTGGCTCCATCCAGGTCGTTGAAGGCCCTCTGCGCCCCGGAGCGGGCGTAAACAAACAATTGCCGCCGGTAGGCGATATCCATTTGACGGGCATCGTTAACGTCGGCGGCTTTATGGAATATTTCGTTCTGCAGAACACACGGCTCAGTCTGGTCATGCGGTTATCCGAGATTATCGCTTCCAGTCTCTTTTCCGCTCTGAAGCAGTGGCATACCCATTCTAGGTCCGCTGCAGCGCTTGAGTAGTAACTTCCTTCTCTTCGGGGGACAGCGGGTATTGCGACTCTCCCTCTTTTAATGGCTTGGCATAGATGTAAGAGTTGTCCCGGCTGTGCAGGCTGGTGATAATTATGCCGTTTCCGCGTTCATCCACAGCAGCCATTGAGAAGCTGAGGTCATTCCCCCGCTCTCCAAAGGCGTTATACCGTTTCAGGGCCACACGCCCCTGCAAACCTTTCACTTTAAGCTGCAGTGCTTCCAGTCCGGCCTTTTGCGCCTGTTGATTCTCTTCCAGCATTTCGTTCTGATTTTTCAAATCAATCAGCAGGCTTTCCAAATCGTCGATTCCGGTTCCCGACATCATGGCATCATATTTACGCCGCATGGACCGTAATTTACTGCCTTGAACAAGAACGACAATAAGTATGAACAACAGCAAAATGGCTAACCCCGGAATCAGCCACTGCAGCTGATCGCTTATAAATTGATTCATTTCTGACATCGATAAGACCGTCCTTTTTCTTTATCTGCTTCACCGTTTGCCGTAGAGTTCCCTCATCGCATGCAGCATCATACCGACATCCTGCTCAGTCGTATCCACACCAACGCTTGCCCGCACCGCACCGCTCTCTATCGTTCCTGCGGATTTATGCGCCAGCGGCGTGCAATGCATCCCGGCTCTTACGGCAATGCCGTATTCCCGATCCAGACGGTGGGCGATTTGCGCCGATTCTTCTCCCTCAATAACAAAAGACAGAAGTCCTGTGCGCGGAGAACCTATAGACGGGCCCAAAAATCTTATGCCGGGGATACTCCCCATCCCCTCCATTAAGGTTTGGATTAGGCCCCATTCATGCGACCAAATATATTCTGTACCCAGCGACTTTACTTTTTGAACGCCGGCAAGCAACCCCGCGATCCCTACTGTATTTTGCGTTCCCGCTTCATATTTGTCCGGCCTTACATTGGGCTGCTCGCTATACTCCGACTGGCTGCCCGTACCCCCATGCATTAGCGGCTCCAAGTCCAGATCAGGCGAA encodes:
- a CDS encoding mechanosensitive ion channel family protein, yielding MSHRAGWLLNGDTPIETMDQAVDQAVQFKDKVWNWLTDADMWANVLFSGLRIIFIFILTRIIIRVVYRIIDRSLERKTSRGLLANTRRLSTVGELLKNTVTIVCNFIMILIILSEFHFELGPLLASASVLGLAIGFGAQSLVKDVITGFFIILEDQFAVGDVISTGGFKGTVEVIGLRTTKILGSSGEIYIIPNGTIANVTNFSMANALAIVDVPVKIERSLEETLRLIRQALQGIEERNQNVVAFPNVLGIQSMTTSEYVVRVTAHTLPNKREAAQRQIQSDIKKALEQLELREAERAAKEKAEAEAKAQAKAEAQAEAEAEAEALADKEAPLRKPEQQEARRTAATGIREQAAGKVKEEGEEPDGT
- a CDS encoding DUF951 domain-containing protein is translated as MERKSFQLGDIVQMKKPHPCGTNEMEIIRMGMDIRIKCTGCQHSVLIPRAKFEKNLKKVIRSADNTVENN
- a CDS encoding ABC transporter ATP-binding protein; the protein is MSTILRTRNLTKVYKGNKSVSSVNMNIKQGEIYGFLGPNGAGKTTVMKMITNLVKPTEGEIEFYGEKMTSHSYEMLKRMGSIIEYPVFYEKLTARENLLLHGEYMGFYNRQAINDVMDLVKLTGVDKKPVKEFSLGMKQRLGIARAVMTKPELLILDEPINGLDPVGIKELRELFQMLSREYGMTLLISSHILGEIEQIADTIGVIREGILLEEVAMETIRRQNAEYIELVTSSVRQAVYVLEEKLRLTNFKLMDFCTIRIYDEGVSQHELNKALILENVEVESISKSKTTLEDHFMSLIGGRGIA
- a CDS encoding sensor histidine kinase; the encoded protein is MTAVLGAVIGLLLLGLAMQNRRFRRDSRQLKYIHEKLNDILSRNSRERLLLFSSSPELRMLLTDMNRLLDTNHEGIARRNKLEKSMRQMLANVSHDLKTPLTVVLGYIETLLQDRDMNAEERERLLKTIYRKAEEVITLMNTFFDLAKLESGDRELPLSRVEAGEVCRRNILAFYDTLSVKGTEVVIEIPDEPCYIRGNEEALDRILSNLLSNAITYGADGGVLGLKLYSDKNTVYIEVWDQGKGISADHQDKVFERLYTLEDSRNRVYQGSGLGLTITKRLTEQMNGKITLISQPFVRTAFTAAFPRLNF
- a CDS encoding ABC transporter permease, coding for MLKLISLEMRKYKLTGMLKGVLITNLAILAFMILLVFFDQTEFITYPEVFEALNLFVRSSFIVYASVLLGRLVIDEYKNHTIKLLFTYPISRMNLMYAKLMIVFLFTLINIIVSVAALGAILVGINRFVNAIPGEITGSLLISMVLHTATSAVYAAGMP
- a CDS encoding response regulator transcription factor encodes the protein MQHRVLLVEDDEAISEMVRSYLVKEGYQVESAFDGEAAEQAFRHKGPFDLVLLDQMLPQRSGMDILQSIRKSSLVPVLIVSAKDTDVDKALGLGFGADDYISKPFSMIELAARVKAAIRRAEYATGRSPSGETIDQKASVTLGGMTVDLDNFSVLKNGEEVKLTAKEFHILKLFMTHPGRVFTKAQVYGMVWEEEYYGDENVINVHMRRLREKIEDDPSHPEFIKTLWGIGYKLGESVQ
- a CDS encoding DUF3343 domain-containing protein, whose product is MNEELLIAFDSTQQALRAEMLLEYAEIEIDICPTPKEITAGCAMSIQFFRSALEEVDKIIDEQNIEIRGIYGKDEQTGSYQLIAT
- the yyaC gene encoding spore protease YyaC, producing the protein MYYSSKPVPLQEMSCLKISHADPEIYSAIIHRLLFHFSRVRPGSQIVVVCIGTDRSTGDALGPLVGTALSRYHSPLFTLYGTLDNPVHAVNLEETLGLIREQHQEPYVIGIDACLGHSTSVGSIQVVEGPLRPGAGVNKQLPPVGDIHLTGIVNVGGFMEYFVLQNTRLSLVMRLSEIIASSLFSALKQWHTHSRSAAALE
- a CDS encoding DUF4446 family protein, coding for MSEMNQFISDQLQWLIPGLAILLLFILIVVLVQGSKLRSMRRKYDAMMSGTGIDDLESLLIDLKNQNEMLEENQQAQKAGLEALQLKVKGLQGRVALKRYNAFGERGNDLSFSMAAVDERGNGIIITSLHSRDNSYIYAKPLKEGESQYPLSPEEKEVTTQALQRT